The Lagopus muta isolate bLagMut1 chromosome 4, bLagMut1 primary, whole genome shotgun sequence genome has a window encoding:
- the LOC125692579 gene encoding collagen alpha-1(XXV) chain-like isoform X2 translates to MGGGGKEIKAAAAEGCKSMLGKSRGAAGRDGCGGERCPRRAGPCCSALPVLLSALAAASCVYLGVRTSDLQARLAAIEGARGGSAAAAAPLPPLPGFSLERLNEMMQEKVERLLAQKSYEHLAKIRAAREAPAECSCPPDEISQ, encoded by the exons ATGGGGGGcggaggaaaggaaataaaagctgcCGCAGCCGAAGGGTGCAAAAGCATGCTGGGCAAGAGCCGCGGAGCCGCAGGACGGGATGGCTGCGGCGGGGAGCGCTGCccgcgccgggccgggccgtgcTGCTCGGCGCTGCCCGTTCTGCTGTCTGCGCTGGCGGCCGCCTCCTGCGTGTACCTGGGGGTACGGACCAGCGACCTCCAGGCCCGGCTGGCGGCCATCGAGGGCGCCCGGGGgggctccgccgccgccgccgctccgctcccACCTCTGCCCGGCTTTTCTCTGGAACGGCTCAACGAGATGATGCAGGAGAAAGTGGAGCGGCTGCTCGCCCAG AAGTCCTACGAGCACTTGGCAAAAATCCGAGCGGCGAGAGAAGCGCCCGCAGAGTGCAGCTGCCCGCCAG aCGAAATTAGTCAGTGA